GTTGTCGATGTCAAAATTTCGGTCAAAGTAACCGATGCCGGTCAAAAAGTTGCCGATGTTCAAATCCCGGCCATAGTCGccgaagttcaagttcaagagcAGCCGATATTTCAAATCAGGCGCTATCAACTCCAGCCACTCGATATGTTCAAGATCAACGATCCCTAATGGACCGTTCATCTTGCGGGGGCATGTTAAGgatatgaatattttagaatagatgttgattttgtatttcctaaatcaagggatttagataatatttgttaatcatGATTTAAGgaatatctttatatttgaaatatttcaaatcacatgtaaagctctataaatagagctgtgTACTCAGATCatataatcaagaaaatatgtaGTCTATTGATGttttagtgtgtggatgtaggctatatgcCGAACTACCTTAATCTTTGTGTCTTTCTCTATTTccttcctttcattttattctgCATTCTATACTTATCACATTTTAAGAACTTATATGGTATCAGTTAAGATCTTATAATTTTCAACTTTAGCttagctcagaaaaaaaaaaaaaaaaaaaaaaaaaaacagaaaaagaaaaggctaaAACCCTAGCAAGGACAGAAAAAGGTGTAGCAAAAAAGCTTTTACCAACTTTTGTGCTCCTGCCGCCGCCCTTTTTTAACTAAGTTTTGACTAAACTTTGAGAAGCTTACTAATGCTCTTAATACATTACAGCCCTATACAGTCTAGAACCATGACAGGAAGCAAATTTGGTCAAGGAGGTGCCAGTCATGTCATAGACATCCCGGAGGAATATGCTAGCGATATCATCAACATTCGGgataaaggaaaaggaaaagctgTTGAAGCTATTAGTAATGTTGAGGAGAATGAGTACTTGGCTTGCCAAGCGGAAATGGAAGAGATGTTACACAAAAGAAACTCCTTATTCACTGCCAATGACAATGATTCTTGTATTTTTAGGCTTCCTCACAGGTTCAAGGATCCGAAAGGCTTACCTTACTGGCCCATGATGATTTCTATTGGACTGTACTGTCGGGACAAtactaaacttaaaaaaatggaGGGCCTCAAGTGGGGATGCTTTGAACATTTACTGAAAATTAACGGTAAGGAACTAAGCCAGTACATTAGCTGAATATTTTCATTGGAAAAGGAAGcgatgaattttatttagaaaCAATTTCTCTAACctccattgaatttgtaaaaatgatgGTCTTAGATGGATGCTTTATCATTGAAGTAATTAGGTATTTTTATTCGGTGATAAGAGAAAATAGAGAATTCTTGGAATCCCACCCTCTTAGCAGTCCAAGGATAGACCGACAAATGTTTCAAGTAATGTGCGAGGACTTGCTGTTGCTGGAGAACCAGATCCCACATGTTGTTCTTgagaaattatttcaaatttctaTAGTGTCTTGGGATGGTTCAGATCATTCATTGTCCTTGATTGGGAAAGTTTTTTCACCCATATTGGGAACTCCATACGAGGAAGACATGTGTTGTTTTCGCCGGATCAAATACCTGCATCTGTTGAATGTGGTACGGtttatttttgtccaaattgaTCGTGAAAAACAGCTTCCAATTCTTCAAGATCTTCTTGAGGGGTATTGGAGCATACCGATGGAGACTATCCTGCGCATTTCAATACTATGCTGTGAAGGGATAAAATTTAAACCGCGTAAGAAGGATAATTTGCTCGAAGTTGAATTTTTGAAGGGTGGGGAGGTTGAAATGCAGACCACCATTCTCCATGACCTGATGTGTTTATTTTTCACAAACTGCGTGGCATTGGTGCAATGCCACCGTTACagttcaaaacatttttcagttCAAGCCTTCATATTGGATTGCCTTGTGAACGATGCTACGAATGTCGAGTTCCTATGTGAGAATGgagtaataaaaaattacattgagAACGACTCTCATGGTTTCATCAACAATTTGGGGAAGGGTTTGAACCTTGGTAATGAGGGCTTTAAGATTTACAAGATGTGCAATCAAGTCAACAACTATTCTAATAGTCGTTCACGTCAGCTGTGGACAAGCTTCAAGAATCAATACTTTGGTAAGCCATGGCTGCAGATCTCAGTATTGTATGCCATTGCACTTTTTGTGCTTACTTTATTACAAACTAATTACACTATACATCCATCCTCCTAAACACCTCATAGTATTAATTAGTTGTAAATATTGATGCACTCCCATGAATTATGATTTGTTGATTTAGcttaatgataatttattttcCAGAAAATATGGTAAATAGTTGTTGTGAGATACCATTCCGCTAGCTTGATgccaaattttatattttatgctCTTGTTCTATTTTGAGGGAAAATTGGGTTACACCCTCACTAGCACTTGAGGCTGCAACAAAATTGTCTTGGTGCAACACACAGTTCAGTTCTTTATGTTATACTCCTCTAGTTTACTATGTCTCTTTTGagtaggcctgggtatcggtcaaaacggtccggttaaggaccttatcggttattaaccgataattttcggttaaacggttattaaccgataccgaaccaataagaattttaaccgataatttcgattaaaacggtacacggttaaacggtccggttaaaccggttaaccgatttaaccgagagctttatattgatttattttattgggccaaaaaccaaaaatgagtttttttgacttttgagagcccaaatactttttgttgggctaaaataacttattaaaaatgagttgttttagggaccaaatactttttgttgggacccaaatatttgttttttgggctaaaaattgaagcttttttatattgatccacttcaaccttttttttttttttttttaatattataaaatacatttttccaaagcaaatggactaattaacataatgaatgctaattagactagcaaaactagttaatgaaaaatgcttttaccaaaggcaaagaaatcccatcaaatgccatcacttaaaaaaaaaacatcaaacctacccaaacccaaattaaaataaaattcattaatgaataataaacaaagtattaactaattaaagtcacttagcaaaaggaaaataagtcatgggcaacaccattacacaaatataaaagcgagaaaacataaagataatgaTCAATATGGATAGACATCAACATCAACATGGTTACACAATAATTTCCTTGAGCCACCTCAAACATAGAttatcttcaattccttaaatttgcttccttcaataatccaacaaatcaaaacataaataaaatgaatcgctattagtaattaatattaaagagtaagaaataaatatcaaataagaaaaaaataagatgcaaaaaacttaccaaatactttaaaCAAAACATTACCCCACAAAGTTCATCCATTAAGCCTTAATTCGCGTCAAATGTGAgggaattaaacaaaatttctaccacaatgaaatttttaaaggattagtaaaaataatttaatcaaataattagaataatgaataaatttgaaattaacaaatattacccGACTTAAGCTTGTaactttcttcatcttcaatatcaGGCAAGAGTGACTCAACATACTGAAAATTGGGAGAAGATCTCAACCAATTTTGACAACAAATAAGAGCTTCCACTATTTTCGGAGTCAAAGAACTCCAAAAAGGATCTATGATGCGACCTCCGGTGCTAAAGGCCGACTCAGAAGCAACAGAAGTAAGTGGAATTGCCAGGACATCTCGTGCTATCTCGGCGAGAACCAGAAACTGTACCTTATTTACCCTCCAccacattaaaatatcaaagttgtcacttGGAGTCTCTACCTCTTCTGTATAATATTGCTTTATCTCTGTCCGACACATCATCACATTTTTGGACGCCCGAAATGAATGGTAAATAGCTAAAGCATCTTTCTTATTAGTACCCACACCCACACCTTCGGAACTTGTGCAACTATGTTCTTCATTTCCAAACCTAGCCCCACTTTCATTCTTAGCATATTGCTCATATAACCGGCTCAAGACATCCTTTAATTTGGTAacaatttcttttgcttttactaGACCAACATTCGTCTGGAACCAAAATTCCAAGACATTTATCTTGTAACGTGGATCAAGCACCGAAGCAACAAACAACAAGGGGTTAATAGCCAAAAAATTTCCCTaatacttatcatatttctctttcatttgcaTTGCCATGGTACTAAATGAATAATCATTACTTTCACAATACTCATCCAAACAATGATAAACATTTGGaagaataccaaaaaacaaGTTAGAAGTTGAGTACAAGGAACCCGACATCTGAATTGTTTCGTCATAAAACACACGCAAGAATTTAACAATGTGTCGAACCTTATTCCAATCATCTTCATTTGGAGCCCCCAACACATCCCTCCCTCCACAATCATCATTCAAATAATGTACAAAATTCaaatcttcatctaacataAGATTAAATGCCCTTTCATACTTTTGTGTCGCCTCCAACATGGTAtaagtagagttccatctagtggaaACATCAAGAGTCAAGGAAGACCGACACCCAAGATTCTTCCTTTCTACACAAGACTTAAAGAGGGCTAATCTTTGGGGGGATCCCTTCACATATTTCACCATATTTCGGACCCTTTCAATTGAATCATGTGCACCCTTCATACCCTCattcacaattaaatttagaacatGAGTACAACACCTCACATGAACAAACTCATGGCGATaaataacatcatcattggACATATTTCTTTTACTAAACTCACTAATTGCTTTATCATTAGCACTTGCATTGTCAAGTGTTATCGCCAACACACGGGTAATCCCCAATTCCACCAAACATTGCTCTATTTCCTTAGTAATCGTTATTGCCTTGTGATCCGACACTTGGCGAAATGTCAATATTCTTTTATGATATTTCCAAGTAGAGTCAATGAAATGTCCCGTTACAACCATGTAATTCATATTCTGAATCGAAGTCCAAGTGTCAGTTGTCAAACAAACCCTTTCACCAACCATCATCAACTtctttttgattatttcttttttggtcataaACAACTTAACACAATCATTTATCACTGTATAGCGAGAAGGAAGCTCAAAACGAGGCTCAAGAACCTTAAACATTTTCTTAACACCCatcttctccacaattgaaaagggaaattcatcaacaatgatCATTTCACAAAGAGTCTCCCTAATAAGTTTTTCAGAATACTTCCCAACAATTAGGTTATTACCAATACTACCATCACTCTGACTCTGCCCGGCCATAAAGGTGAATTTAGATTGAGAGCCatctgtttttgcttttaagCTCTTAtacttttggcattttttgAAATGGTACAACATGCTAGAGGTGCCATTGTTTGTCCCATGACATTTATACTGAGCCCCACAATAGTTACAACTTGCAATAGGAGCCTCTTCAGAACTATTTGCATCTTTAGTAAAATGGTCCCATACTGAAgatctttttgttcttaatctttttttacaaGGGATTGGGGGTCGTCGACCACGAGTACGACCATGAGATGCTCCCCTAGAACCCCTCGAACCCCTAGAACCCCTAGAACCAACACATTTAATCCCTTGGGTATCCAACTCATCAGAttcatcaatatcatcaaaGGTCTCTTCATCAAAGTCTAAGTCTTCATCAAAGGTTTTTTCATCATCTATGCCTATGGGACAAGAAGAAGTAGCTGATGTTGGAGGTCGAGGTGCAGCCATACGAACTTCTGAAGTAAAAAAGCAATGGTTGATTTTAATTAGCTAATGTGACAATGTTTGACCTATGGGCTATGACTAAAACTCAAACTACAACTGGACAACCTATAACATTCTATCTCTACCAAACATTCAATCATAGGTATTATGACCTCAATTTCATAATATAACAAACAATTTGAACAACCTATAACTGGACTGAAAATCCCACAATTCATGCATACTTAAAACCCCAACTTCAAACTTTATTCAATTAACAAGAATTcaagagaaaaaatataatcGGCCAGGCCAGATAACAAAACAACTAAACAAGTAAACAAcaaatttaacaaaagaaaaaaaaataaaaaagaattcaagaaaaaaaataaaagggagtgAGGCCGTGAGGGTCAAGGCTAAAACCCATAACTTATTAAATGGGCCAAAACTAGCATACAACATTTAGCCTACTTAACAAGCTTAAAACATAATTAACTAAGGCTTAACACTTAATAAAATTGGATCAAATACCCTTCTAAACATGCTATGGACAGTAAATATCAAAGTTGGTTTAATGCTTGTTCTTGATGCAACTTGTAAGAAATACTCAAAGCTTGTTTACCTGCGAGGCTGTGAGTCACCGTAGCACCAAGAATCCGAGAGAGCCGAGAGATCAGAGAAGGGACAGATGTCACTGATCAAGACCGAGACTGGGGGCTGTGTGAGGCTGAGAGCAATTGGGACTTGGGGGCGGCTGGCGGCTGCACCAGAGCAGTTGGCGGCAGCAGATGGGCGAGTCACGAGTGGGCGACAGGGTGACAGCGAGAAAGCTTAGGCGAGCGCCGCGAGCCGCGAGAGACCGAGAGAGCAGAGAGGCCGCATGAGATTTGCTGATTTTAGACTAAAGTGGAGTGGGGCTTACTGGCTTAGGGTTCGATTGTTGGgggaatttggaaacctctctaaaagactaaaacggcgccgttttgggactaggactAATAAGTAATatccggtttcttatcggttaaatcggttaaccgataagaaccccttaaccggaccggaccgaattccagtatactttttttaactgATAAGGATATTGGCATATtggctacggtttatatcggttcggtcgaagccggtagacggccggttaaacggtaacggttaatttgcccacccctactttTGAGTTCTTGTGGAAGTTGCTTTTTTCGTGGATGCAAAGGTGATCTCTGTagtttattctttatttatttattatcattattattataatcatgCTTTACATTTCATAATAGTTATTaatgcttttgttgttttttgatTGCTTATAATAATATTCTTATTCAATAACTTTTTAGGTTGCTTATACATTACTTTTCTTTGTGATTTCTCTCACACGTTCATTTTTAAGTGAGAATTGTAGTCTTTATTCTCTTTTGATCTCTTAGAATCTCTCTCACTTTTTGTTCTTTCCAAAATGTGCATGTGGTTTGTTCAGATAATGGATGTAATTAAGGAGAGCTGCTTCTTAGATTATATCTAATTATATTATGTATAACTTTAATTAATCAGGATTTGGTGTAAATTCACTCATTTACAGCAACTAATagaataccaaataaaataaatacaaaatatggGATCAACCCACCCAATTCAACAAAACCACTGTAGcttttcttctccctctcttgCATTTTGCCAAACAGAGTCCTCTTCAGCTATGGCGGTGCTTTGTTTCGTTGTTTTCGTCTTTCTTGCCCTTTTCCATGCTGTCCACATCACCAGTAAgtctataatttattttcaatttaatgtcTTTGTCTGAGTTATCGGTTTTCTTCATCCAATCTGACCttggagaacaaaaaaaaggagaccAGAGTATTTTGTAGTCTTGCAGGATTGGGTTTATGTGTAGATCCCGTTGTGAAGAGAATACAGAATAGGAATCTATATGGTGTTTTCATCTTAGTGCTTTTTCGTGTTCCAAGATGACATGTTGGATGCTACAAAGAAGCTAGTTTACACCTTGATCGAATAGTAGGGGCTCCcaacaaatttatattttgccTTGTGCTCCTATCATCCAAGAggagaaagaaacaaatttatatGATTTGTGATAGAAATGTTTTATCTAGGGGTGACAATTCATGTTTGAGTGTTGATGcataagtataagattatatatctCAATTATAAcctgatttatttaattaaatgagttagacGCTTAAACGATAATctgctaatttcatgttaagtTTGTGGGTCGGGTCAATAATTGTTAGCCCTAAATGCCGTATGTCGAATTTAGGTCATGTCGAATCATGAGAATAAGACTATATATGATTATACGTCAACTTTAActcaacctatttaattaaatgggttagacccCTTAGTTTTAACCCGATAATTTTGTGTCAGATTCACGAGTTGTATACCTTAATATTATCACCCTTTTTAACGGATAAAAATTATTCAGGCTAGCCTGAGCCAAGCTAGTTAGGTTTGGGCCTAGCCCAAGCCATGACCTCAATCTATAATGTTTCCAGGAATAAGCCTATCAGCAAAAATGCACATATAAAGCATGAGATGAAGTTCTTATAATATGGTGGGCAACCGCGGagctataaaattttattagaaatagtcaaatcataaatgaaaaatatattaaggtAAAGgggttaaaatataaataaaaaatatattaagattaaagattaaattaatatataaatataaaattagtatctACTCTattaacaacaaataaacaaaataatggtttcttaatatatttttagcCTATTTTGCGTGTCCTTTTTAAcggataaaaatatattaaggcCAGCACagaaagaggaagagagatCGACCACCCATGGGCtggcggagagagagagggagagagattcgaTCGGTTGCGGTAGGGAGAGGCTGGGCGTGGGCGGTGGGTGGATTCGATCGGCAGCGGCAGGCGAGTAGTGGCTAATGGTTGTACTGGAGAAATAATCTTGTGTTTTGctaacattcttttttttttttttttatgcatttttcttaaattattgatgtgtcaaaatctGAGTGGTGGGTGCAAAAGCCAGGTGGCTTTTGTGCCACGACCACACAGAAAATGCACTCATCGTAAGTAAGGTTGCGAGGGTAAAGATAGAGTTTTCTACTAAATTGTCTTCAATAAAGTTTTTCCAATTCAGTTTATAAATTTTCAAGCAtctcttaaaaaatgaaaagtacaCACTTTTATAATAGCTCGTGAGAAATACAtgttaatgctattaaaaaatatgtgatctAATTCACATTATATATGATAATTTATAGATTGGATTAGagattttgctttttttttccaacccaATTTTCAGAAAACTCTATCTAGAAGGTACATGGTAGAGTACATTGATTATTGATACAttttcaaagaatcaaaatcCTAAACTTGTAAAATACAAAATGccttttcattttgataatttatgaGTCCTTGTTATATCGTTAGTTAATATGTCTTAAATTGGATTAATTTTGCTGGGTTAGGCTCGGATTAATTGTCTTCGCGCACGAAATATCATTGGGGTTGCGATCCTCAACAGCCCAAACACAAGCTGAGCTCGGTCTCTCGTCATTTAAGCATGCCGGACTGAACGGTCAGGCTTAATATTATGTCATCCGATGGACGTAAAGCGCGTTTATGTGGTGCGCATTACCCTATCTGATCGCAGCCAATAAAAGCTCCATATCAATTTTCGAAAAAAAGCATACCATTGCCAGCCCATTCACATGGCAGCTTCTAAATGCCAATTATCCTGTACTCGTGAACACCATCTGTTGTTTTTATGTTGACGGTCCAAATTTCCAATCGCATCAAAAGTCAACAGATCTGAGTATTTGCATGActaactttacccttaatttcaaaacctttttttttttaatttaaaaaaaaaaacgaaaattagggatattttagtttttttttttttttttttttttttttttttttttttttttctaacggttaaaattgacagaggggtccaaattgattgcatttgaaagttcaaggactaaattaagagattttgaagtttagggaaggtttgtcaaatcaggtgaaagttcatgggtctttagtgaagttatttccaaaaattaaaaagaaaataaacaccaAGGGGtagccaaatttaaaaattttaaacaaattaataaaacaaaaattgttttttataaaaaataaataaataattaattattttattttattttattttatatatatattttttttcgaatttatgcCTCAGGCCTTGGGATATAGACAATTTAATGGTTTGAGGAGAATATTGTcccaattaaaagttttgaaaaaaaacattttcaaccTCTTTTAAGTATGCAACTTTTCATGTACTACACCCTCTTCTATATTGGGCCCACCCAAATTGCACCGATGGACCATTTGAAACGAATACATTTGTTAAGCGTTACTCTCATCCCAATAGTGACATATCCCAAACTATTTCTTATGTGTTTTACATGATTTAAATCCAATTTTAGATTCTAACTCGGGTGTATATACATTTATGGGATACTCTTCCCTTGCAAGTCaatttttaaagataatttttactttaatttatatcatttggtaCTAGAGACAGACACTACATCATAAGTTCAAGTTACGACAGAGGCAAACATTGGATAGAGTGAGCCACCGTGGACGTCGAATTTGGAAGCATGGTAGTATGTTGCAATCCTAAGTGTCCTACTAGAATTATTTCAAGCCAAATATTTTTACTTCCAcactaaactttaaaaagtaacaattgATCCTATGAAATTATCAAATACTTTCAATTTGTCTTATCCATTAGTATTTTTTGctaacttcaaaaaaaaaaaaaaaaacttgagagAACCGCTTGTTTGTCCTATTTCTTTCTGTTTGTTTGTAATTTCTCACTATTATTTTTCGTTTTAGGTCTATTGTTGAAAAGCttaccaattttatttttttattttttttaggaaccCTCCATTCACTTTTCCTTCCACATTAAGAGCGTAAATTATCCTCCCTTATAACTTATTCGCgatttcaattagaaaaaaataaaaacaaaaaaaaagcattcCGTAACCCACATTTTACTCAAATTATCTATTAAGTCTCATGTAATTGAGAAGTAGTATATGCACTACATAATATAATGCAACGTTTTGTCTACTTTTTGAGGAAATATCAAAGAATTAAAGCGTAAAGCAGGATGTTTTCATATGCTCAAGAGTCAAGGCCTTGCTTTGTTTCCAATGAAAGCAAAAAAGCAATTATTCTATAGCTTGCCATTTTGATCACTTCCCTTGAACAGCAAACCAACAAATACAAGTCTttttaaattggataaaaaacAAGGTTCAACACTCCCTAATCCACCGATTACAACTCTCGTAGCCATCTGATTTTATGCTCATCGATCAAAATTAAGCAGACGGAGGAGAAGTGCAAGGGTTTTCGTCACTGCATGACTATCATTCAGACTCGTTCTTAATTGGCCAATAGTTTCGTACTATGATGTATCCGATCAACGTTGATCGCCATGCAAATTGTTCTTTGCTTAACTAAGTGTTGGATAATAATGAATATCTGTCATTATTGGGAATGAAGGATattggaataaaataattattaatactttttagtttgatagaaatatatatttcataattgaaattgaactaaaattattaaaaagctcatattatttctaaattttctaaaactcaaattacaaataaaaaataaaaaatgttgaaCATGTGGTTGGCCTGCCACCCCTAGGGTTTGCTGTaggtggtcagccacccacacgttcatcattttttttttaaaaaaaaatttaattaaaataattgattttataACTAGacaaaataattgattttagataaaaaaaaaattatttatattgtaCCAAGTTCCTAAATCTCAAGAGAAATGGACATAAATTTACATATAGATCTTAATATAAATTCACAAGCAACAATACgtacccttttatttatttattattataacacATTGCTTTGAATGGATATTTGtttataaacaaatatttactacaaatattataaaaaatttatgcaaAACAATACAATCATACAAATTAAGTAAATATTAACATTTGTTTGCTTTAATACTGACACGTACACTTACAACAAATCTCCTCCTCATTGCTTCaagttttgtttggtttaactCACAGTTCTTTATCAATCCACAAGTTCAAACACCGGCAACATCAAAcaccttgcaatttttttttcctatgattccttagaaaccaaacaaaaagttaTTCCTCTAAACTTCAggccacaaaagaaaaacaggGTGATTCtaataaatcaaacaaatccttcattttctttctgaaaaaaaaaaaaattgtagcagAAAAAGAGGtattaaaaaagaatgaaaCACAAACCCATGACTTTTAGTTCCTCAATAAAAGATTTTCCTTTGCTTTCTCAACAATCAAACAGGAAAAATAACAGATCTACGACTTCTTCCGGTGGGCCCTATTTGCTAAACCCACCATTGCATCCACCTCTGTTGTATCGTCCGCCCCTAAGACCATTGCCGCCTCTCGGAGGTTGCATTGTTCACCGATTGAGCTGAATTTTGAAGAAACCATAAGAAGCGACTGCCCACATAGTATTATGGGTACCTCGCacagttttttttaaaaaaaaacaaaaaaatactcaGAGTCTCCATGAGTTTACCGTTGGTTCAACCAAAAATATAAGAAGACCATAGATGAAAATACAATAAACAGTACACATTAAACACAGGAGAACAATTCACATTAGGTTTTTTAGAGATAATATTAAAGCTAAATTTATTACAGccatgaagaaacaaaaatattaactcTAAAACCAATTGTTAgaataatttgataatatatactttttttcttcataatatgCATAGAACAAGTATGAGAACATACCTCTATTAATCTTGAAATAACCTTCTAATACTTGAAAGATGacctaaaataaataagaaaatagtgTTTGGGTGTCTAGGTAAAGAGCATTGTGAAGGGAAAAGATGAAGAAgttgattgatatgatataaatcCTTGAATCAACGCGCCAAAACTGAAAAATCCCTCATTTTTATTCAACGCACCGTTTTGCCATGTTAGCATATTATAGCTGCCTACAAAAACAGTGATAATAAAGTAGGTAATTTTATTCCCTCATCAAAAAgaccaaaagaaagaagaaaaataacattataTTGCCATTTGATTTCATctaattcattataaaaaaactttatattgCCATTTGATTTCATCTAATTCATTATGTTATCATAAACAATTGTTGAGTTATTAGG
Above is a genomic segment from Corylus avellana chromosome ca9, CavTom2PMs-1.0 containing:
- the LOC132162390 gene encoding UPF0481 protein At3g47200-like, which translates into the protein MTGSKFGQGGASHVIDIPEEYASDIINIRDKGKGKAVEAISNVEENEYLACQAEMEEMLHKRNSLFTANDNDSCIFRLPHRFKDPKGLPYWPMMISIGLYCRDNTKLKKMEGLKWGCFEHLLKINDGCFIIEVIRYFYSVIRENREFLESHPLSSPRIDRQMFQVMCEDLLLLENQIPHVVLEKLFQISIVSWDGSDHSLSLIGKVFSPILGTPYEEDMCCFRRIKYLHLLNVVRFIFVQIDREKQLPILQDLLEGYWSIPMETILRISILCCEGIKFKPRKKDNLLEVEFLKGGEVEMQTTILHDLMCLFFTNCVALVQCHRYSSKHFSVQAFILDCLVNDATNVEFLCENGVIKNYIENDSHGFINNLGKGLNLGNEGFKIYKMCNQVNNYSNSRSRQLWTSFKNQYFGKPWLQISVLYAIALFVLTLLQTNYTIHPSS